The region CCCACACGTTGAGGCGCTCATACAGCGTGTCATTCATCATCACTGCCGGGTTTACCGCCTGGCGTTCAGCCTCGGTCAGCACCACGCGCAGCCGCAGGCAGGCCGGGCCGCCGCCGTTCGCCATGCTTTCACGCAGATCAAAGACGGTGAGTTCGCTTATCGGATTATCTGCGGCCAGAAGCGTATTCAGATAGCGCCAGACGCCGTCATGGCGGCGTGATTCTTCCGGCAATACTAGCATCATCGTACCGTCGTCGCGGCTCAGGAGCTGGCTGTTGAAGAGATACGTTTCTACCGCGTCCTGCACCGAGACCGCGTCCGTGGGCACCACCAGCGGCGTAAAGCCCGGCACCCGATCAGCAAGCGCCTCCAGCAGCGCCTGCTGATGTAAAAATGCCTGCTGGTGGCAGAACAGCACCTGCCGGTTAGAAACGGCAATCACGTCATTATGGAATACGCCCTGATCGATAACCGCCGGGTTCTGCTGCGCGAACACCACACGATCCGGACAAACCTGGTTAAGCCGCGCCACGGCGCGCGAGGCCTCCAGCGTCTGGCGCGCCGGGTAGCGGGCCGGCACCAGCGCCCCGCTCTCTTCGCGCCCGTAAATAAAGAGCTGAACGCCCGGCTCCCCATAATCGCCGCCGAGACGGTTATGGTTGGCCGCGCCTTCATCGCCAAACATCGCCACCTGCGGCAGGGCCGGGTGAACTTCAAAACGGGACGCATCGCGGAAGATAGCGCGCAGCAGCCGTTCGGTGCCGGGCGCTTCGCTGGCGCGGTGAAATTTATTATTAAGATTCGCCACCGTCAGATGCACTTTGCCATCCAGCGCATCGGCGGAAGGACAGACCGTGGCGGCGTTCGCCACCCACATCGAGGAGGCTGAGCTTGCGGCCGAGAGCAGATGCGGCGCAGTGCGCCAGGCCTTTTCCAGCACCTGTTCGTCGCGACCGGTAAAGCCAATCTGACGCAACGCGGCGAGATTCGGCCGCTCCTGCGGCGGGATAACGGCCTGCGCAAACCCCGCGTCCGCCAGCGCTTTCATTTTTGCAAGCCCCTGCTGCGCCGCCAGTTTCGGGTTCGACACCTGAAAGCGATGCTTCGTCGAGGCCTCGTTGCCGAATGACAGCCCGGCATAGTGATGGGTTAAGCCCACCAGTCCGTCAAAGTTAACTTCGCGTGCTTTCATGCCTGCTCCTTAGCGCCGAAATCGAGGCCGGGGTTTAGCGACGACGGCAGCGCGAACGTCGGGCTTTCAAGCGACGCCATTGGCCAGGCGCAATAGTCCGCCGCGTACCAGGCGCTGGCGCGATGGTTGCCGGAGGCCCCGACGCCGCCAAACGGCGCCGTGCTGGCCGCGCCCGTGAGCGGTTTGTTCCAGTTCACAATGCCCGCGCGCGCTTCCAGCAGTAGCTGGTCGAATTTTTCACGCACCGGCGAAATCAGCCCGCAGGAAAGCCCGTAGCGGGTGGCGTTGGCAAGCGTTATCGCCTCATCAAAATTATCGTAGCGCCAGACGCACAGGAGCGGCCCGAAGATTTCTTCATCCGGCACGTTACTCACGCAGGTAAGCTCGACGATCCCCGGCGTCAGCAGCGAGCTGCCCGCCTGCACCAGCGCCGGCGTCAGCAGCGGTTTGCCGCCGCGCGCCAGATGGCCCTGCCAGGCCTCCAGCACCCGCTCCGCCGCCTGGACGCTGATAAGCCCGCCCATAAACGGTTGCGGCTCGGCATCCCAGCGGTCAGGGCGCAGCCTTCCGGCAATCTCTACCAGACGTGCCAGGAAGGCGTCGCCCGCCGCGCCGCGCTTCACCAGCAGGCGGCGCGCGCAGGTGCAGCGCTGCCCGGCGGTAATAAACGCCGACTGAATGGCCAGATGCACCGCCCCGTCGATATCGTCGGGATCTTCGACGATAAGCGGGTTATTACCGCCCATCTCCAGCGCCAGGATCTTCTCCGGCTGCCCGGCAAGCTGGCGATGCAGCTGATACCCGGTGCTGGCGCTGCCGGTAAACAGCAGGCCGTCAAGCTCCGGCTGCGAAGCGAGCGACTGGCCGGTGGCGCGCGCGCCCTGTACGAGATTGAGCACGCCTGCGGGCAGCCCCGCCTGCTCCCAGAGCTTCATGACCGCCTCGCCGGTCTGCGGCGTCAGCTCGCTTGGCTTAAACACCAGCGTATTGCCCGCCAGCAGCGCCGGAACGATATGACCATTCGGCAGATGCCCCGGGAAATTGTACGGGCCGAAGACCGCCAGCACGCCGTGCGGACGGTGACGCAGCGTTGCCGCGCCATCCGGCATCGGCGTCTGCTGCTCGCCGGTACGCACCTGATACGCTTTCAGCGAAATGCCGACTTTATTGATCATCGCGGTCACTTCTGTGGCCGCTTCCCAGCGCGGTTTGCTGGTCTCCTGCGCAATAATGCGCGTCAGGTCGGTTTTATTCGCCTCCAGCAGCGCCGCGAATTTTTCGGCTATAGCCTGACGCTCCGCGAAAGGCCGTTTCGCCCAGGCCGGGAACGCCGCGCGCGCGGCGGCGCAGGCTTGCGTCACCTGCGCCTCGTCAGCCGCGTTGCCCTGCCAGAGCAGCGCGCCGCCGACCGGATCGCGTTTTTCCAGCGCCTCGCCCTGCCCGGTTTTCCACTCGCCGTTAATCCATATGCTCATACTGCTTTCTCCTCAGGGCAAAGGCGCACCAGGCGGACCTGGTCGCCGTGCTGGCATTTCAGGGCATCCAGCGTGGCGGCATCCAGAATCAGCCGGTCGGCGTCAGGTCTGGCGCGGATCAGCATCACGCGGAAATGGTCATAATTTTCGTTCGACACCATGCAGGCCGGCAGATCGTCACCCGTAGCCGGCAGGCCTTCCGCCACCTCCACAAGACGGCTTTTACGGATGGCGCGCACGCGGTCGATATCGCACTCAAGCGTCGGGCCGCCGTCGAAAATGTCGACATAGTTGCGATAGCGGAAGCCTTCGGCCTCCAGCACCGCGCGTGCGGGCGCGGTGTCTTTATGCACCTGGCCTATCACCGCCTGCGCCT is a window of Cronobacter muytjensii ATCC 51329 DNA encoding:
- the astD gene encoding succinylglutamate-semialdehyde dehydrogenase: MSIWINGEWKTGQGEALEKRDPVGGALLWQGNAADEAQVTQACAAARAAFPAWAKRPFAERQAIAEKFAALLEANKTDLTRIIAQETSKPRWEAATEVTAMINKVGISLKAYQVRTGEQQTPMPDGAATLRHRPHGVLAVFGPYNFPGHLPNGHIVPALLAGNTLVFKPSELTPQTGEAVMKLWEQAGLPAGVLNLVQGARATGQSLASQPELDGLLFTGSASTGYQLHRQLAGQPEKILALEMGGNNPLIVEDPDDIDGAVHLAIQSAFITAGQRCTCARRLLVKRGAAGDAFLARLVEIAGRLRPDRWDAEPQPFMGGLISVQAAERVLEAWQGHLARGGKPLLTPALVQAGSSLLTPGIVELTCVSNVPDEEIFGPLLCVWRYDNFDEAITLANATRYGLSCGLISPVREKFDQLLLEARAGIVNWNKPLTGAASTAPFGGVGASGNHRASAWYAADYCAWPMASLESPTFALPSSLNPGLDFGAKEQA
- the astB gene encoding N-succinylarginine dihydrolase; the encoded protein is MKAREVNFDGLVGLTHHYAGLSFGNEASTKHRFQVSNPKLAAQQGLAKMKALADAGFAQAVIPPQERPNLAALRQIGFTGRDEQVLEKAWRTAPHLLSAASSASSMWVANAATVCPSADALDGKVHLTVANLNNKFHRASEAPGTERLLRAIFRDASRFEVHPALPQVAMFGDEGAANHNRLGGDYGEPGVQLFIYGREESGALVPARYPARQTLEASRAVARLNQVCPDRVVFAQQNPAVIDQGVFHNDVIAVSNRQVLFCHQQAFLHQQALLEALADRVPGFTPLVVPTDAVSVQDAVETYLFNSQLLSRDDGTMMLVLPEESRRHDGVWRYLNTLLAADNPISELTVFDLRESMANGGGPACLRLRVVLTEAERQAVNPAVMMNDTLYERLNVWVERHYRDRLSQEDLVDPQLLREGREALDELTRLLDLGNVYPFQQ